Below is a window of Acidobacteriota bacterium DNA.
TCTGCAGCGGAGCGGCGGCCGGCAGTGTATGCCACTGCATGTCCAGTTCGGCGGCGGCCAGCACTTCTGTCAGAGCGTATCCGCCATTGAAGTTTTTCGCCTTCTTGAGTTTCGCAACCAACTCTTCCGGCATAGGAGCGCCGGTCTTGTAGTCCTTCGCGAAATGTTGAAACACGCTCGGATAAGTCGCCCAGTGCTCATTGAATTGCGACGGGAACTCGACAAAGTCACGCGCGACCGCTGCCCCCGACAGGCTCGGGTACATAGTGTTGGCAAACATGCCATGCAGCGCGTGCCCGAACTCGTGGAACATCGTGGTCACATCGCGGAAGCTGATCAGGGCGGGCTGACCGGGCGCGGGCTTGCTGAAGTTGGCGACGTTAAAGACCACCGGCTTCGTGCCCAGCAGCTTGGACTGGCTGACATACACTTCCATCCAGGCGCCGCCATTCTTGTTGTCGCGCTTGAAGTAGTCGCAGTACCAGAGCGCCATCGACTTGCCGTCCGCATCGAACACTTCAAACGCGCGCACGTCCGGATGGTAGACCGGGATATCCTTGCGTTCCTTGAAAGTGATCCCGTAGAGCTGGGTGGCAGCGTAGAAGACGCCATTCTCCAGCACGTTGTTCAACTCAAAAAACGGCTTCACCTGCGCTTCATCGAGGTCGTAGCGCGATTTGCGCACCTGCTCGGCATAGAAGTCCCAGTCCCATGGCTCAAGCTGGAATCCGCCTTTTTGCGAATCGATGACCGCCTGGATGTCTTTTGCCTCAACTTTGGCGTGCGCGGTTGCGCCGGGCACCAGCGCGTCCATGAACTTCAGCGCGGCTTCCGGATTCTTCGCCATCTGGTCTTGTAGCTTCCAGGCAGCAAAGCTTGTAAACCCGAGGAGCTTGGCTTTCTGGGCGCGAATCTGGGCCAACCGCGCGATCGTATCGCGCGTATCGTTCGCGCCTCCACGTTCGGCGCGATTCCAGGCGTTCTCGAAGATCGTCTTCCGCGTGGTGCGCTGGCTGAGCGATCCGAGGTCGGGCTGCTGCGTGGTGTTCTGCAGGGTGATGACGTAGCCGTCTACTTTGCGATCTTTCGCGGTCTGCGCAGCGCCATCGATCCTCGCGGCACTTAAGCCTGCCAGAGCCGCCTTGTCGGAGGTGGTAAACGCCGCCTCCTTGGTCGCGGCCAGCAGCTTCGTGCTGAACGCGTTAGTGAGTGTGGACGCTTCCTCGTTCAGCTTTTTCAATTCAACTTTGTCGGACTCGGAGAGGTTCGCCCCGGCTTGCACGAACTGATCGTAGTCATACTCAACCAGGCGGAGCGATTCTGGATCAAGTTTGAGCGCATGGCGCTGGTCGTAGACGGCCTTCACTCGTTGAAACAACTTGGCATCGAGGAAGATCGCGTCCTGGTGCGCGGCTAGTTTCGGCGCCTCGATGTCCTGCACCTTCTGCAGTTCATCGCTCAGGTTCGCCCCGGTAACGCCGTTGAATATCTGCATCACGCGGGTGAAGAGCTGGCCCGACTTCTCGAGCGCGACAATCGTGTTATCGAAGGTCGGAGGCTCGGGGTTGTCGGCGATCGCCCGCACTTCCGCGAGTTGTTGCGTCATTCCGGCGTCGATCGCAGGCTGGTAGTCCGTGTCCTTGATCTTGTCGAACGCAGGCGCTTGAAACGGCAATGAACTCGGCGCATAGAACGGGTTGTTTGGACCAAATTCACCATTGGCTGCCGACGCGGGCGCACTCGACCCCGCTGCCAAAACGCTACCTAGAGTCAATGTCCCCATCTTGAGAAGTATCCCCTTTAACTCGCGCATTTTTATGATGGCCATAGTCACTGATTTTTCCTCAGATCATTGATTGTAAAGGAAGATTTGTCCGCCGGCTTCGCCACGGGCATCGTGATCCGCGTTCGCATAGTAAAGTAGTAGTAGCACCCAAAGTCAGGAAGGATTCCTTTTTGAGTACAAGCATTCGCAACATCGCTATCATCGCCCACGTCGACCACGGCAAGACCACGCTGGTTGACGCCATGCTGCAACAGAGCGGCACGTTCCGATCCAACGAGCACCATGTCGAGCGCGTCATGGATTCGAACGAACTGGAGCGGGAGCGCGGCATCACCATTCTGGCCAAGAACACGGCCATCTTTTATCACGACGTCAAGATCAACATTGTGGACACGCCGGGTCACAGCGACTTCGGCGGCGAAGTCGAACGCGCGCTGAAGATGGTCGACGGTGTAATGCTGCTCGTCGACGCCAGCGAAGGCCCGCTGCCGCAGACTCGCTACGTCTTGAGCAAGGCCCTGGAAGCAGGTCTCCCGCCGATTCTCGTGATCAACAAGATTGATCGCGCCGATGCGCGACCGCAGGAAGTGTTGAACGAGGTCTATGACCTGTTCATCGATCTGGATGCGAAGGAAGATCAGATCGACTTTCCGGTGCTCTACACCAATGCCAAGATCGGCACGGCATCGACCGACATCAAAGGCGGCGGCGAGGATCTGCGTCCGCTATTTGATGCCATCATCAAGACCATTCCGCTCCCGAAGGGCGATCCGGACGGTCCGCTGCAGATTCTGGTCGCGAACCTCGATTACAGCGACTATCTCGGGCGCCTGGCCATTGCGCGCGTATTCAACGGCAAGATGCATACCGGCGAAGACGTCGTCATCGCCAAGCTCGACGGCACGCTGCACAAGACGAAAATTACGAAACTCTTTTCGTTCTCCGGCCTGAAGCGAACCGATATTACCGAGACGACATTGGGAGACATCGTCGCCGTCGCTGGCGTGGAAGGCATCACGATCGGCGAGACCATTACCGACGTCCTTAACCCCGCTCCGCTTCCGCATATCGCAATCGATGAGCCGACGATCGCCATGCTGTTCACTGTCAACACTTCTCCCTTTGCCGGGAGAGATGGCCAATACGTCACGTCGCGCAACTTAAAAGAGCGGCTCGAAAAGGAATTGCTGACCAACGTCTCACTGCGCGTCGAAAGCATGGGTACGACCGATTCGTTCAAAGTTCTGGGACGCGGCGAACTGCAGCTTTCCATCCTGATCGAAATGATGCGTCGTGAAGGTTACGAACTGATGGTGGGCAAACCCGAAATCGTCACCAAGCGCATCGACGGCAAGCTGATGGAACCGGTGGAGCACCTCACCATCGACGTCCCGGAAGAATTTGTCGGCGTCGTGATGGAACAACTGGGCTCGCGCAAAAGCGAAGTCAAGAATATGCACAATCACGGCTACGGCCGCGTGCGTATCCAGTTCCGCGTGCCCAGTCGTGGGTTGATCGGACTGCGCAGCCAGTTGCTTACCGACACGCGCGGCACGATCGTGATGAATTCCCTGTTCGATGGCTACACCGAGTGGCAGGGAGAGATTCCGCATCGCTTGACGGGTGCGCTCATCTCCGACCGCAACGGAACTTCAACGGCGTATGCCTTGTGGGGCCTGCAGGAACGCGGCGAACTCTTCGTTTCAGCGGGAATCGAACTCTACGAAGGCATGATCGTCGGGGAGAATGCAAAGGATACGGACCTCGACGTGAACGCGGTCCGCGAAAAGAAACTCACCAACATGCGCGCCTCGACGGCGGACGAAGCCATCCGCCTCGTCCCCTACAAGCCGCTCAATCTGGAACAGGCGATTGAGTTCATCGCGGACGATGAGTTCGTCGAAGTCACTCCCAAGGCTTTGCGATTGCGGAAGAAGGTTTTGCAGTCGAACAAACGCAAGCGCGGTCCACTCGCCATGGTGCAAGAAACATAAAATAGAGACGTAAATGAAGAAGGCGAAAGCCAAGACGCGCGAGGATCAGAAACCCCTGCCCAGAATGTTTCTGATCCCGTGCAGTTGCGGCACGACCTTCGCGATCGCCGAGAATTTCGACCGGCAGGGGACACATATCCGCAGCTTCCTTCCTTGCCCCGGATGCGGCAAACGGCACGATCCCAAGAACCGCGTGTTACGCATGGACTACAACCGCGAGCGTTTCTGGAACGTCGACGGTTGTTGAGCGGTCAGTAGAGACGCGGCAAGCCGCGTCTCTACGCTCAGATTCGTGGGGATCGGGACCGGATTTGAGGGTGCTCGCGACCCGATGTACACTGTCCACATGCGCCCGTAGCTCAGCTGGATAGAGCGCTTCCCTCCGAAGGAAGAGGCCGGGAGTTCGAATCTCTCCGGGCGCACCATAAAACCCAGCTGTCAGCTCTCGGCTTTCAGCTCAAATCGCAAGGGTCCTAGTCGACCTGTTGTGGAAGTAACCAGCGTAACCTCTCCGCTTCTCTAAAGTTTCCCATCCAAAGGACCGATAGAGTGCCAGACGGCAAGCCATCTCATCTGCATTGCCCGTCCGAGCAAGTACAACGGAGAGCATATGTCCACACAGCCAATCTCAGACAAAGCATCGATTCTGCAGGAGTTGCAGGGCTTTCGACACCATCGGACCACGGGTGGATTTCACAAAGCTCGTACGACCGAGGATGTTGCCGTCCAGAGTCCGTCGGTGGTGGTCGTCATCAACGGTTCCCAGGGAACATCCGGACCACTTCCTCCCGAGTCGATCCACAATGAACGGCAGATCTTCTTCCATGACCGGAAGGCTGCCCTGCAGCAATTGGGTGCGGCACTACAGTCCGGCGACGCTGCGGCCGTACAGAAGGCGTACGACGCACTTGTAGCACTTGGTAAGAATGGTCCGCTGGTAAATGGCGAGACGTTCCACCGGGCTGACCGCGCACAGGACTTCGCCGCTATCGGTCAAGCCCTTGCTTCCGGCGATCTGGCTGGCGCACAGACCGCATTCGACGCTTTGGCGAGCACTTTCCAGGGCCACGGGCATAGCGTAGGTACTCTGCCGCCGACGCCAGCACCCGGACCTTTGCCGCCGACGCCGGCACCTGGGCCGTTGCCGCCGACGCCGGTGGGGACATTGCCGCCTACTATCCCGCCCCAGGGAACGCTTCCGCCAACCACGTTACCGCCATCCACCGGCGGCGTGGGCGGGCCAAGCGGACCTCCTGAGATCATCATCAATCTGGGAGGGAGCACCTCTGGCCACGTCAGCATTGACGTACAGCAGCAAAACGGCGGTGAATCCGTTTCCATCAACGTGGACAATGGAGCCAGTAGCTACCAGCTCGTCCTGAACCTGACTGAATCGGCTGCGAGCAGCTCGGCGCAGAGTGGTTCCGTGAACGTGCAAGCGTAAGGGAATTTAAGACGTCAATCGCAGAGGCGTACCTCGAAGGGGGTGCGCCTCTTTTTTTGTCCAAAAATTTAAGGGCGTCCAGAGTGGCGACGCTGGACGCCCGATACCTCGGATGCGCATCAAAAGACGCGCTAGAGACACGTTAGATCAGGTCACCAAATCCGACAAGATATCCAGAGTTACTCGTTGCGCGTTACGAATAGCTATTTCGCGCCACCCGCAGTTGCCTTATGCTCGGGAGGCGCAACCCCTGCGTCGCGCAGGGCATTATCCAGAGCTGCTCGAATGTCGTCGATGGGCAGCGCTCCGTCGATCTTGCGGCCATTCACGAAGGTCTCGGGAGTCGCTGTCACTCCCAACGCCTGCCCTTCAAGCTGCGACGCGCGCACTGCTTTGTCGCTCTGTGCCTTAATACAAGCCTGCAGTTTCGTCGCGTCGAGATGGAACTTCGGGCCGCGCGCTGCGGCCGCTTTATCGAGCGCGGCAGCCTGCGTGGCGAGAACTTTCATGTCATTGAATTCTTTTTGATTGCTGTGGATAGCGTCGGAGAAATCCCAGTACGCATCGACGTTTTGCGCAAGCAAACAGTTCGCATCGATGGCTGCGTGAAGCGCCCACGGATGATTATCCTCAAGCGGGAAGTCCTTGTAGATAAACAGGACGCGATCGCCATACTCCTGGAGCAGCGTGGGAAACAGAGTCGCGTGCATGCGCGAGCAGAACGGGCACTGGAAATCGTCATAGGTGACGGCAACAACCTTGGCGTCCTTGGCGCCGCGTGTGGGGCGCCCGTTGACATCGATACTCTTCATCATTTCGGCATAGGGATCTTTGTTCATGTCGATGTGGAAAATGCGAAGCAGTGTCTTGTGGTCGCGGGCAAGGAGAAATTCGAAATCCCTCCTATTTTGTGGATCGTCGAACGTGACGTTCAGCGTGTCATAGCCCGGAATGTCGCTGGGTTGGAGCGGGTTCATGATGATCCTTATTTGCGGCGGCACCGAGAAAATCGCTCGTATCTTTGGCTCCAGACGTCGCATGACGTCATCTGGAGCGGTTGGCGCCGTTTGGGCCGAACCACCAATGCAGACCAAAAGCGTCATCAAGAAACAACGGACCGCAAATCTTGCTCGAATCGTCAACCGGAAATCTCCTGTGTGACAAGAACCGCTACGGTTATCCATTCCACCCCTCGTTTGGCTGTGATGCCCACAATGTCCAGGCAAAATTGCAGGCCTACCTCAACTTCAATCCAGACGCATTTAGTATAGACGCTGCAAACACAGCGCCAATGGCGTTATTTGCAAAACTACGGTCATGCGATATTCTCGAAACACGTTGTTCTGGAGAAAAAAACTCAATGCGTCGTCACAAGATACTCGGTTTTGCAGGGCTGGTTTTGTTTGCTGTCACGTTCATTCACGCCCAAAACCCGCTTGACGCGTTCCAGCAATTTTCAGCCTCGGTCAGCGGCAGCCCGCTCAAGTGGAACAATTTGAAGGTGTATCGTTCCGGAAACCAATGGCGAAGCGAGTTCGCGCACGAGAACGAGATTCGACTGGGTAACCTCAAGGACAAGAACGGCTGGTACATAAGGCCCCTGGATGGGGTTAAGCCGAACCAATGCGGGCGCATGACGCTTTTGGATATGACCACGTATCCGTTCTTTGCCTACACTGGCGAAGACATCATTGTGGAACGGGTCCCGGCGGCGGCTTCGCCGGCGGAGGAGAAGGAAACAGTCGACGGTCACTCCTGCAAAGTGGAGAACTATATCGTCAAGCCAAAAGAGGGTGGCGTCACCATCAAGATGAAACTCTGGGAGGCGGAAGACTTGAAGGG
It encodes the following:
- the dcp gene encoding peptidyl-dipeptidase Dcp, with the protein product MRELKGILLKMGTLTLGSVLAAGSSAPASAANGEFGPNNPFYAPSSLPFQAPAFDKIKDTDYQPAIDAGMTQQLAEVRAIADNPEPPTFDNTIVALEKSGQLFTRVMQIFNGVTGANLSDELQKVQDIEAPKLAAHQDAIFLDAKLFQRVKAVYDQRHALKLDPESLRLVEYDYDQFVQAGANLSESDKVELKKLNEEASTLTNAFSTKLLAATKEAAFTTSDKAALAGLSAARIDGAAQTAKDRKVDGYVITLQNTTQQPDLGSLSQRTTRKTIFENAWNRAERGGANDTRDTIARLAQIRAQKAKLLGFTSFAAWKLQDQMAKNPEAALKFMDALVPGATAHAKVEAKDIQAVIDSQKGGFQLEPWDWDFYAEQVRKSRYDLDEAQVKPFFELNNVLENGVFYAATQLYGITFKERKDIPVYHPDVRAFEVFDADGKSMALWYCDYFKRDNKNGGAWMEVYVSQSKLLGTKPVVFNVANFSKPAPGQPALISFRDVTTMFHEFGHALHGMFANTMYPSLSGAAVARDFVEFPSQFNEHWATYPSVFQHFAKDYKTGAPMPEELVAKLKKAKNFNGGYALTEVLAAAELDMQWHTLPAAAPLQKPDEFEIAALKKTNLLLSSVPPRYRSSYFSHIWSSGYAGGYYAYLWSEMLDHAAYQWFEDHGGLTRANGDRLRNMVLSRGNTEDLAKMYAAWLGAEPTIEPMLKYRGLLPEGAK
- the typA gene encoding translational GTPase TypA: MSTSIRNIAIIAHVDHGKTTLVDAMLQQSGTFRSNEHHVERVMDSNELERERGITILAKNTAIFYHDVKINIVDTPGHSDFGGEVERALKMVDGVMLLVDASEGPLPQTRYVLSKALEAGLPPILVINKIDRADARPQEVLNEVYDLFIDLDAKEDQIDFPVLYTNAKIGTASTDIKGGGEDLRPLFDAIIKTIPLPKGDPDGPLQILVANLDYSDYLGRLAIARVFNGKMHTGEDVVIAKLDGTLHKTKITKLFSFSGLKRTDITETTLGDIVAVAGVEGITIGETITDVLNPAPLPHIAIDEPTIAMLFTVNTSPFAGRDGQYVTSRNLKERLEKELLTNVSLRVESMGTTDSFKVLGRGELQLSILIEMMRREGYELMVGKPEIVTKRIDGKLMEPVEHLTIDVPEEFVGVVMEQLGSRKSEVKNMHNHGYGRVRIQFRVPSRGLIGLRSQLLTDTRGTIVMNSLFDGYTEWQGEIPHRLTGALISDRNGTSTAYALWGLQERGELFVSAGIELYEGMIVGENAKDTDLDVNAVREKKLTNMRASTADEAIRLVPYKPLNLEQAIEFIADDEFVEVTPKALRLRKKVLQSNKRKRGPLAMVQET
- a CDS encoding thioredoxin domain-containing protein, with protein sequence MNPLQPSDIPGYDTLNVTFDDPQNRRDFEFLLARDHKTLLRIFHIDMNKDPYAEMMKSIDVNGRPTRGAKDAKVVAVTYDDFQCPFCSRMHATLFPTLLQEYGDRVLFIYKDFPLEDNHPWALHAAIDANCLLAQNVDAYWDFSDAIHSNQKEFNDMKVLATQAAALDKAAAARGPKFHLDATKLQACIKAQSDKAVRASQLEGQALGVTATPETFVNGRKIDGALPIDDIRAALDNALRDAGVAPPEHKATAGGAK